A segment of the Hyalangium ruber genome:
CCAGCCCGAGCCCGCCATAGTGGCGGTCGGACACCGCGCGCTCGAACTTCTCGAAGATGCGCCCCACGAGCTTGGCCTCGACGCCGATGCCCTCGTCTCGCACCGTCAGCCGGGCGTGGCCGTCCACCGCCTCCACGCGCACGTGGATGGGCTTGCCCGCACCGTACTTGAGGGCATTGGACAAGAGGTTCGTCACCACCTGCTCCAGCCGCAGCCGGTCCCAGTTCCCCAGGATGGGCTCCTCGGCATGCACCTCCAGCCGGCCCCCTGTCCGCTCTGCCTCCAGCTCGAAGCGGGAGACCACCTCGAGCACCAGGCCCAGCAGGTCCACCTCCTCCAGCACCAGCTTCAGGCGCCCGCCGCTGATGCGCGCCACGTCGAGCAGATCATTGATGAGGTCCGACAGGCGCTTGACCTGACGGCGCATCATCTCCACGTCACGGGCCAGTTGCTCGGTGGCATCCACGGCCTGCTCTCCCGCGGTCATCCGCTCCAGGGACTGGAGCTTGAGGCTCAGCGGGGTGAGGGGCGTCTTCAGCTCGTGGCTGGCGACGGACAGGAAGTCATCCCTCAGCCGCACGGCTTCCTGCGCCGTCTTGAGCAGGCGCATGTTCTGGATGGTGAGCCCCGCCCGGTCCGCCATCTCCTGCAGGAAGTCCTGATCCTCCAGCGTGTAGGGGTGTCCGGGCTGCCCTCGGGACACCCCCAGCGTGCCGATGATTCGTCCCTGGGCGCGCAGCGGTACGAGGAGGGAGCTGTGCAGACCGAAGCGCTCCACGAACTCGCGCGTCGGGGGCGGCATGGACTCGAGCAGCCCCTCCTGGGGAATCCGTACCTGCAGGATGGGGCGGCCCGTCTTCACCACCTTCACGGCCGGTCCCTCGGCATGCTGGAAGGGCCCATACATGGCGGTCTTGATCAGCTTCCGGGCCGCGGGGTCCGGATGGTAGGCGGCCACGACATCAAGGGTCCCGCTCTCCTCATCGAGCAGCGTCAGCACGCAGCACTCGCCCAGCGTCTCCCCGCCCAGCCGCGCCAGCTGCTCCAGGGCCGCGTTGAAGTCCGTCGTCGCCTGGGCCAGCACCGTCGAGGTATCCGCCAGGGCGCGCAGCCGCGCCTGCGCCCGCTTCTCCTGCTGAATGTCGTAGAAGGCGACCACGCCCCCGGTGATGCGGCCCTCGTGGCGGATGGGCGCCCCACCTACCCGGACCCAGGCCATGACGCCGTCCCCTCTGCGTAAGAGGATGTCATCGCCATCCACCGTCTCTCCCTGGAGCGTCCGCGCCAGGGGCCACTCGTGCGCCTCCACCCGCTGCCCATCCCCGCGGAAGCCCACCCACTTCTGATAGCTCTCCAGGTTCTCCGCGGCGGGCGGGGGCTTGCGCAGGATGCGCTCGACCTGCGCATTGGCGAAGGTGATGCGCCCGTTGGGAGCCTCCGCGAGGATGACGCCCGCCGGCAGGTTGTCCAACACCTCCTGGAGCCGCGCCCGCTCCTCGGCCAGCTCGCGCACCAGCCGCGCGCGCTCTCCCTCGGCCTTCCGCAGCTCGGTGACGTCCAGGGTGATGCCCGTCATCGCCACCACGGTGCCATCCGCCCCGCGCACCGGGCTGCCCCGCGCCACGACCCAGCGCAGCGCGCCCTCGGGCGTCCGCACCCGGTACTCGGCCGCGTAGTCCACGCCCTGGGAGATGGCCCGCTCCATGGCCTCGCTCATGGCGGGCTGGTCCTCGGGGTGGATCAGCGGGCACAGCTTCGGCAAGGAGGACAGGTCGGCCTCCGGCGGCAGCTCGAAGGTGGCCTTGAAGCCCTCGGAGCACTGGAGCTTCCCCGTGGCCAGCTCGAGCTGCCAGTGGCCCAGGCCGCCCGCCTTCAGCACGCGCTGCAGCCGCGCCTCCTCCGCGTCGCGGATCGTCAGCTCGGCCGTCACGTCCTTGTAGGCGATGGCGACGTGGCGCACCTCGTTTCCCGGGCCCTTCAGCGGGAACAAGGAGCAGGAGATGGCGGCGCGCTTCGCCTCCGGCACCTGGATGTGCTTCAGCTCCTTCGGGTCGTACCAGAAGATGGGCGTCTGCAGCGTCTCGCCCTGGAAGGCCCGGCGGAAGAGCGCGTCCACGCCCTGCCGACGCGTCACCTCATCCTGGAAGAGGTTGTACTCGGGCGGAGGCTCGGCGCCGAACATCTCCCGGTAGGCGGGGTTGATGAGCAGGCATTGCCCCTCGGCGCTGAAGACGGCGTAGGGCACGGGCGAGTGGGTGAACAGGCCCTCTAGCAGGCCCAGCGGATCCGCCATGGCCGCCAGCTGGTTCCGCACGGAAGCCTCGGGCTTCAGGCTCCGTTTGGGAGCCTTCGGCTTCTTGCGCGGGGCCACGCGCGGCGCGTTGCCTCCCGAACGTCTCGAGAGAACCGTGGAGCCTTTCTTCCTGCGTTGCTGGGGCTTGCCCCCCTTGGCCCTGGGCATAACCCCCTGAGTAACACAGGGAAAAGTCGAAGGCCCGGTGCCCCACCTCAATTCTTCGCACCTGCAACTTCATTCCCATACTCCCTGCCCCTTTCGCGCACGGGCGGCTTCCGCTATGGGGCGCGCCATGGTGAACCTTCAGGACATCCTCGCCGCGCGCGAGCGCATCCGCGGCGCCATCCGGCCCTCGCCCTGCCCCGCCTCGGACTATTTCAAGGAGCGCACGGGCTGCGCGGCCCTGTGGTTCAAGATGGAGAACCTGCAGCGCACCGGCGCCTTCAAGGAGCGCGGGGCGCTCAACAAGCTGCTGACGCTCAGCGCCGAGGAGAAGGCGCGCGGAGTCATTGCCGCCTCGGCGGGCAACCACGCGCAGGGGCTCGCCTACCACGCGCTGCGGCTGGGGGTGAAGGCGACCATCGTCATGCCCGAGCGCACCCCGCTCATCAAGGTGGCGCGCACGCGAGATGAGTACAAGGCGCACGTGGTGCTCAAGGGCACCAACTTCGACGAGGCCTACGCCGAGGCCGTGCGCCTGCAGAAAGAGCGGGACCTCGTCTTCGTCCACCCCTTCAATGATCCGCAGGTGATCGCGGGCCAGGGCACCATCGGGCTGGAGTTGCTGGAGCAGACGCCGTTCGTGGACATGGTGGTGGTGCCCATCGGTGGTGGCGGACTCATCTCCGGCATCGCCTGCGCGCTGAAGGAGACCAACCCGCGCATCCAGGTGGTGGGCGTGCAGACCGAGGCGCTGGCCAGCATGAAGGCCTCGCTGGACGCGGGGAGCGTGGTGGAGGTCGCCCCAGGCAGCACCATCGCCGAGGGCATCGCGGTGCGACGGCCGGGCGAGCTTACCTACGCCATGGTGCGCAAGTACGTGGACCAGGTCGTCACGGTGGATGAGGAGGAGATCGCCAACGCCATCCTGATGATGCTGGAGCAGGAGAAGAGCGTGGTGGAGGGCGCGGGCGCGGTGGGCGTGGCCGCGCTGCTGAACAACCACGTGCCCCAGGCGGCGGGCAAGGGCGTGGTGGTGCTGCTGGGCGGCGGCAACATCGACATGAACGTCATCAGCCGCATCATCGAGCGCGGCCTGGTGAAGGCCGGGCGTCTGGTTCGGCTGGAGGTGCGCTTGCCGGACCGGCCGGGAATGCTCGCGCGACTGACGACGCAGATCGCCGAGCAGCGCGCCAACATCGTGGAGATCCACCACAACCGCGCCTTCTCGAAGAAGGCAGGGCTGGGCGAGGTGATGGTGGAGGTGACGCTGGAGACCACCGGCCGCCCCCACATCCAGGAGCTGATGGAGGGCCTGGGCGGTCAGGGCTGGCAGGTGTCGGAGGAGACGTAAGCGGGAGGGGGTCTTCTACGCCCCATGCCTGCTCGGCCATACTGGCCCCTCATGAGCCCCCTGCTCCTCGCCCTCCTGCTCACCGCCGCGCCCCCGCCCCAGCAAGCCCAGCAGCTCGCCAAGGCAAAGAAGTGGGAGGACCTGTACCTCGCCTATTCCTCCGCGGACCCCACCGGCTACTCGGACGAGCAGCGCAAGGCCATCGCCGGTCCGCTGCTCAAGGGCTGCGAGGCGCTCGTCGCCAATGACGCGGTGATGGCGTTCTCGCTCGGCGATCGCTCCGTCGCCTTCGAGGAGACCGCCTCCGGCCTCCGCTGCCTGGCCCGCGCCGCGCTCGCCACGGATCAACGCGGCACCGCCGAAGAGGCCCTGCGCAAGGGCCTGGAGCGCTTCCCCAAGGAAGGTGCCTTCGGGCTGGAGCTAGGCAAGCTGCTCCTGGGCGACAAGGACGCGCCCGGCGCCATCGAGGCCCTGAGCAAGGTTCCCACCAAGGGCCCCCAGGCCGCCGAGGCGAAGAAGCTGCTCCAGAAGGCCAAGAGCCTCTCGGCCGAGGAAGGCAAGGCCCGCGCCGAGGTCGAGAACATCGAGCGGCGCATGTCCGGAGAGGGCCCCGGCCCCCGCGGCTCGACGCAGCCCGCTATCGCCCGGGACGAGGGCAACACGCAGCCCACCAGCCTCACCTACGAGTCCGGCGTGGGCGAGGACGGCATGCGAACCCGCGCCAACCGGCGCTTCGTCATGAAGTACTTCAACAACAACCGCGACTTCGGCCAGCGCGCCGAGTACGAGGGCCGCGTCATCGCCACCCTCGAGGAGGCCTACGAGCACACCCGGAGCATCCTCGGCGAGGCGCGCGAGGGCCCCGTGGACGTCATCCTCTACACCCGCCAGGAGTTCCGCACCCACATGGGCTCCAGCCTGGCCAACGCCGCCGCCGGCCTGTACTCGGACCAGGCCATCCGCATCAACGATGCGGCCGAGCTCACCCAGCAGACCAAGGCCACCCTCGTCCACGAGTACGTCCACGCCGCCGTGGATGAATTCTGCGGCGGCGGCCACCGCCTGCCCACCTGGCTCAACGAGGGCCTGGCCGAGTACGTGGAATGGCGCTACCTCGGCGGCGACGGCCCCCCTGTCCTGGTGGGTAACGCCCTGCGAGGCGCCGCCCGCGCCGGCCGCCTGCCCAGCCTCACCGCCCTGTCCCAGGGAGCCCTCATCCAGACCTCGGACCCCGCCATGGCTTACGCCACCTCGGCCGTGGCCGTCCGGGAGTTGATGAACCGGGGCGGCGCCGCCCGGCTGCTCGCCCTCATCCGCGACGTCGGCCAGGGCACCCCCTTCGACCAGGCGCTCCAGTCCCAGTATGGGATGGACGTCGCCAAGCTGGACGAAGAGGTGAAGTCCTCCCTCTCCAAGAGGTAGCGGGCGGGCGAGCCATTCTGATCCGTTTACCCACCGCTCCGAGTCTGCCTACACTCCCCCCCTCAAAATTTGCGCTTCAGGCGTTCTGGCGGGAACCTCGGCCTGCCCTTATGCCCTACCCGTAGCAAGGTGGACGGATGTCCGACACGCGCGCGGCGATGAGAGAGTTTCGCTTCCTGGATGAGAAGCGGAAGATGGGGAGTCTTTCCCCTGTGGAGGAGGCTCGCTGGAACGAGCTGCGTGGACTTCTCGGAGTCCAGGACGCGTACGTTCCCGAGCCGCCTGCGGCCGAGGCTTATCCTCAGCAGCCCCAGGGCTACTACGGCGCGGATGGCCAGTGGTACGCCTACCCCCAGCAGGGTTACCCACCTCCGCAACCCCAGGGCTACTACGGCGCCGATGGCCAGTGGTACGCCTACCCCCAGCAGGGCTATCCGCCTCCGCAGCCCCAGGGCTACTACGGTGCCGACGGCCAGTGGTACGCCTATCCCCAGCAGGGTTATCCGCCTCCGCAGCCCCAGGGCTACTACGGCGCTGACGGCCAGTGGTACGCCTACCCCCAGCAGGGTTACCCCCAGGGTTACGATCCGAACCAGGCGCAGGGCTACGATCCGAACCAGGCCTACGCCGGCTACCCCCAGCAGGGCTATGACCCCAACCAGGGCTATGACCCCAACCAGGGCTACGCCGCCCAGGGGCAGCCCTACCCGGCCGATCCGAACCAAGCCTACGCCGGTGGCTACGCGCAGCCGTACTACCCGGAGCAGGCTCCGGCCCAGGCCGCGTACCCCGCTGAGTCCGACACCTGGGCGCAGCCGGCCGAAGCCCTCGCGCCCGAGAACCTCCAGCCCGCGGCGGAAGAGCTCGATATCCCCGCGGTGAGCGAGTCCGCCTCCTGGCAGACGCCCGCCGAGCCCACGCCCTCCGCGGAAGCAGCGCAAGAGGCCGAGGCCCCGGTGACCGGGGATGACGATGTGCTCGAGGTGTCCGCCGACGAAGTCACGGACGTGGAGAGCGCTCCGGAGCCCGAGGCATCATTCGCGGAGCCGGACAGCACGCTCCAGGCCGAGCCCTCTCAGGAGGTGAGCGCCGTGGCCGCCGAGGCGACGGACAGCCTCGATCTGACGAGCGCCGACTTCGAGACCCCGCAGGCCTCCGCGAGCGCGCAGGAGTCCTCGGAGCCCATCGAGCTGGGCGCGGAGGAAGTCGCCCTGCTCGACGCGGAGCCCGAGCCCGAGCCCGAGGCCCCCGTGGCCGCGCAGCCCGTGGTCGAGGCCGCGCCGCAGCCCGCCTCCGAGGTGGTGCTGGAAGCGTCCTTCGACGATCTCTCGGTCGAGGAGGCTCCCGCGCAGCCCGAGCCACAGCCCCTCCAGGCCTCCGTCGAGGAGGTCTCCCTGGACGACGTGCAGCCGGAGGCCCCCGCTCCCGCGCATGACGGGTGGGACTCCGCGCCCCTCGCGGTGGACCCCACCCCGGCACCCGCTCCCGCCAGCGCCGGGCCGCAGCCGTTTGGCCCGCCGCCCGTCCCGTTCGAGGCCGAGCCTCCCGTCGAGGAGATCTCCCTCACCTCCTCGGAGGAAGAGATCCCTCTCAGCGCCTCGGACATGGAAGAGGCGCCAGCCCCCGCCATCGCGCTGGCCCCTCCGCCGCCTGCCGCCAGCGCCGCCCCGGTGCCCGAGGCCGAAACGCCGACGCTCGAGGTCTCCGACTTCGAGATGGAGCCGGTGAGTTCGCCGCAGGCCGCCGCCGCGCCCGCTGAGACCGCTACGCCGGCGGAGGAGCCCACCTTCGACGTCGCCGATCTCGGCGCCGAGGCCGAGCCGGAGCCCTCGCCCTTCACGGGCAACGCGGAGCCTCCTTCCCTGGAGCTCCGCCCGGTGCAGGTGGGACCGGACCTCCAGGCAGACACCATCGAGCTGTCCGACGACACCGGCACCTCCGACAGCGCCTCGATGCAGCCCTGGGACACCGGGGATGCCAGCGCGCAAGGCGAGGATGGCCAAGCGTCCCAGGCCCGGGCCTCCATCGATGTCGACCTCTCCGGCAACCCGGAGGATGTCGTCCCGCTGGCCACCAACGCGGACCTCACGCCGGACATGCCGTCGACGGGCGCCTCGTGGGAGTCGTCGGATCGCTCGCTGTCGCTCGGCACCGAGCCCGCGCAGGGGCAGGCGCAGGACGACGTCATCGAGCTCACCGACGCGAACGAGGAGTTGGCCCAGCCGCCCCAGCCCTCCACCTCTGCGGAGGATGGCTGGAGCACCGAGGCGACCGCCACGCCTGCTCCGGCTCCCGCGGCCGGACTGTCCGCCGAGTGGGCCGCGGCCGCGACGGATACCCAATCGGACTGGACGCAGGCGGCGCAGGCCGAGGCTCCGGCTCCGGCCATCGCGCCCGAGTGGGGAGACGCCTCCGGCCAGGAAACGCCGTGGACCGGCTCCGCGGCCGCCACTCCGACCGAGTGGGGCACGATTCCCGCCGCGGAGCCTACGCCCGCCCACGTCCCCTCGGAGTGGGCAGGCGCCGAGGGAGAGACTCCCGCCCCGGCCACGCCCTCCGAGTGGGGCGCCTCGCCCGGCGAGGCCGCTGCTTCCTCCACGCCTTCTGAGTGGGGCACCGTTCCCGCCGAGCCCGCCGCCGAACCCACGCCTTCTGAGTGGGGTACCGCTCCCGCCGAGCTTGCCGCCGAGCCCGCGCCTTCCGAGTGGGGCGCTGCCCCCACCGAGCCCGCTGCCGAGCCCGCGCCTTCCGAGTGGGGTGCTGCTCCCGCTGAGGCCGCCGCTGAGCCCGCGCCTTCCGAGTGGGGTGCTGCTCCCGCTGAGGCCGCCGCCGAGCCCGCGCCTTCCGAGTGGGGCGCTGCCCCCACCGAGCCCGCCGCCGAGCCTGCCCCCGAGTGGACGACCGCCGAGCCAGCCCCCGAGGCTCAGGAGTCCCAGTGGGCCGCGCCCGAGGCCAGCGCTTCCTCCGATTGGAGCGCCCCGGCCCCAGAGGCCGAGCCAGTCCTCGAGGCCATGCCCGGCGAGCAGGAGCAGCCCTGGGCCGCACAGCCCGAGGCCAGCGCTCAGTCCGAGTGGTCCAGCACGCCCGAGGCTCCCGCCGCCGCCGAGCCCGCCTGGGAGGCCACGCCCGTGGAGCCCGCGCAGGCCTCGCCCGAGCGCGCCGAGTGGGCCGAGCCCGAGCCCGAGTGGGCCAACGAGCCCCCACAGGCGGACCTGTTCGGCCCGGCCACGGAGATCTCCAAGCTGGCCGCCGAGCAGGAAGTACACGAGGCGCCGCCGCAGCCAGGCCTGTTCGGTCAGACCACGGAGATCTCCAAGCTCTCGTCGGAGGAGCAGCAGCGGGAGTTCACCCCGGAAGAGGTGAACTGGACGGCCTCCCCGCCGAACCTCTTCGACGCGCCGATGGCGGATCTCAACGCCGGCCAGCCGCCCGTGCAGCACTTCGAGGCGGACCCCAATGCCTTTGGGGCGCCGATGCAGAACCTCTCCGAGCCGGAGCCCAGCCTCGACGCCAGCGTCGCGCTGCCGCCTCCCGCTCCCGTCGAGGAAGTCTCGATGGAGCCGGAGCCCAGCATCGACGTGAGCTTCGAGGACGCCCCGCCACCTCCGCCCCCGGCCGTCGCCGAGGAGCTGCCCGTGGTGGACCTCGCCGAGGCCGAGTTCGAGGAGGAGCCCGCGGTGGCCCTGCCGCCTCCGCCTCCCGCGCAGGCCGTGGCGGCCATCCCGCTGCCGCCTCCCCCGCCCCCGCCGGCTCGCATGACGGCGCAGCCCAGCGCCGCGCCCATGGCCGTGCCGCTGCCCGCGCCGACGCCGCCGCGCCCGGCCACCCAGCCCATGGGAGCCTCGGCCGTCGCGGTCCCGCTGCCCCCGGCCATGCCCGTGGTGCCGATGCCGCCTCCGCCTCCCGCGCCGGCGCGCGCCTCCTTCGCGACACGGCCGCCCGTGGCCGCGCCGCCTCCGCCTCCCCGCGCGATGCCCGCGAGTGACGCGGCCGTCGTCATCGAGGAGGCCTCCGCCTTCGAGCCGCTGGGAGCCCCGCTCGCGCCGAGCTCGGGCGCTCCGACCTCCTGCTTCGTGGAGGGGGAGCACCGCGTCATCATCCACACCGTGGAAGGCCAGGTGAAGCGCGGCATCATCCGCGACGTGGACCTGCTCGACGAGGCCATCGCCCTGGAGCAGCAGACGGGCTTCACGCCGGAGCGCATCCCCGGCAAGCGCGTGAAGGCCATCTTCTTCATGCTTCCGGCGGGCGCGCGTCAGCCGCAGGCGGATGGGCAGAAGATCCGCGTCACCTTCAACGATGGGCGCCAGGTGGCGGGCTTCTCGCGGGACTTCAAGAGCGGCGGGCAGGGCTTCTTCCTCATCCCCGCCGACAACCGCACCAACACCGCGCGCATCTTCGTCTACCGCTCGAGCGTGCAGGCCGTCGCCGAGGGGTAGTCGCCCCGCAAATGAAAGAGGGGCCTCATCCACCGAGGCCCCTCTGAGGTGAGTCCGCGAGTCCTCGCGAACGCGGGCTTACTTCTTGACCGGAGCCGCCGGAGCCGCCGCGGGGGCCTTCTTCACGCCCTCGAGGTCGATCGACACGCGCACCTCGTCACCCACCACCACGCCGCCGGTCTCGATGGCCTTGTTCCAGTTCAGGCCGAAGTCCTTGCGGTTGAGCGTGGTGGTCGCCGAGGCGCCGATGCGGGTGTCACCGAACGGGCTCTTCACCTCGGGGGTGGGGCCCTCTACGTCGAGGACGACCGGCTTGGTGACGCCGTGCAGGGTGAGGTTGCCGGTGACCTTGAGCTTGCCGTCGGCGCCCTTCTCCACCTTCGTCGACTTGAAGGTGATGTTCGGGTGGTTCTTCACGTCGAAGAAGTCCGGGCTCCGCAGGTGGTTGTCACGCTGCTCGTTGCGCGTGTTGATGGTGGTCGCGTCGATGGTGACGTCGACGGTGGACTTGGTGATGTCCTTCTCGTCGATGTTGAAGGTGCCGGCGAGCTTGCCGAACTCGCCCTTCACGTTCGACACCATCATGTGCTTGACGGAGAACTGCGCGCCCGAGTGAGCGGGATCAATTTCCCACGCGGCCGCCAGCGCGAGCGAGGGGGCGGCCAGGACAGCGGCGGCGACAACGGACTTCAGCAGGGTCTTCATTGTTTTTTCCTCCAGAGATGCGGTTCAGGCGCGCAGCGCGAAGCTGCGCATGGACAAGGTTCCGTGATGGAAGCCCTCGTAGACGGGGGTGACCCGGTCCTCGGGGAGGGCAGCTCCGAGAACAAAATAGAGCGGCAGCAGGTGCTCGTGGGTTGGATGCGCGAGCCGCGCGTTCGGTGCGTTCAACCAGTCCTGCATACCCGAAAAGTCGCGCGCCGCGATGCGCTCGGCGGCCCAGGAGTCGAAGGCCTGCGCCCAGGGCACCACCGGCGCGGCCTTGTTGTGGAAGACCACCTGGCGGAGGTTGTGCGTCATGCTCCCGCTGCCCACCAGCAGCACGCCCTGGGA
Coding sequences within it:
- a CDS encoding ATP-binding protein, with product MAPRKKPKAPKRSLKPEASVRNQLAAMADPLGLLEGLFTHSPVPYAVFSAEGQCLLINPAYREMFGAEPPPEYNLFQDEVTRRQGVDALFRRAFQGETLQTPIFWYDPKELKHIQVPEAKRAAISCSLFPLKGPGNEVRHVAIAYKDVTAELTIRDAEEARLQRVLKAGGLGHWQLELATGKLQCSEGFKATFELPPEADLSSLPKLCPLIHPEDQPAMSEAMERAISQGVDYAAEYRVRTPEGALRWVVARGSPVRGADGTVVAMTGITLDVTELRKAEGERARLVRELAEERARLQEVLDNLPAGVILAEAPNGRITFANAQVERILRKPPPAAENLESYQKWVGFRGDGQRVEAHEWPLARTLQGETVDGDDILLRRGDGVMAWVRVGGAPIRHEGRITGGVVAFYDIQQEKRAQARLRALADTSTVLAQATTDFNAALEQLARLGGETLGECCVLTLLDEESGTLDVVAAYHPDPAARKLIKTAMYGPFQHAEGPAVKVVKTGRPILQVRIPQEGLLESMPPPTREFVERFGLHSSLLVPLRAQGRIIGTLGVSRGQPGHPYTLEDQDFLQEMADRAGLTIQNMRLLKTAQEAVRLRDDFLSVASHELKTPLTPLSLKLQSLERMTAGEQAVDATEQLARDVEMMRRQVKRLSDLINDLLDVARISGGRLKLVLEEVDLLGLVLEVVSRFELEAERTGGRLEVHAEEPILGNWDRLRLEQVVTNLLSNALKYGAGKPIHVRVEAVDGHARLTVRDEGIGVEAKLVGRIFEKFERAVSDRHYGGLGLGLYITRQIVEALGGTIAVESAPHQGATFTVSLPLLPS
- a CDS encoding threonine ammonia-lyase; protein product: MVNLQDILAARERIRGAIRPSPCPASDYFKERTGCAALWFKMENLQRTGAFKERGALNKLLTLSAEEKARGVIAASAGNHAQGLAYHALRLGVKATIVMPERTPLIKVARTRDEYKAHVVLKGTNFDEAYAEAVRLQKERDLVFVHPFNDPQVIAGQGTIGLELLEQTPFVDMVVVPIGGGGLISGIACALKETNPRIQVVGVQTEALASMKASLDAGSVVEVAPGSTIAEGIAVRRPGELTYAMVRKYVDQVVTVDEEEIANAILMMLEQEKSVVEGAGAVGVAALLNNHVPQAAGKGVVVLLGGGNIDMNVISRIIERGLVKAGRLVRLEVRLPDRPGMLARLTTQIAEQRANIVEIHHNRAFSKKAGLGEVMVEVTLETTGRPHIQELMEGLGGQGWQVSEET
- a CDS encoding peptidase MA family metallohydrolase, with amino-acid sequence MSPLLLALLLTAAPPPQQAQQLAKAKKWEDLYLAYSSADPTGYSDEQRKAIAGPLLKGCEALVANDAVMAFSLGDRSVAFEETASGLRCLARAALATDQRGTAEEALRKGLERFPKEGAFGLELGKLLLGDKDAPGAIEALSKVPTKGPQAAEAKKLLQKAKSLSAEEGKARAEVENIERRMSGEGPGPRGSTQPAIARDEGNTQPTSLTYESGVGEDGMRTRANRRFVMKYFNNNRDFGQRAEYEGRVIATLEEAYEHTRSILGEAREGPVDVILYTRQEFRTHMGSSLANAAAGLYSDQAIRINDAAELTQQTKATLVHEYVHAAVDEFCGGGHRLPTWLNEGLAEYVEWRYLGGDGPPVLVGNALRGAARAGRLPSLTALSQGALIQTSDPAMAYATSAVAVRELMNRGGAARLLALIRDVGQGTPFDQALQSQYGMDVAKLDEEVKSSLSKR
- a CDS encoding DUF6982 domain-containing protein, which encodes MSDTRAAMREFRFLDEKRKMGSLSPVEEARWNELRGLLGVQDAYVPEPPAAEAYPQQPQGYYGADGQWYAYPQQGYPPPQPQGYYGADGQWYAYPQQGYPPPQPQGYYGADGQWYAYPQQGYPPPQPQGYYGADGQWYAYPQQGYPQGYDPNQAQGYDPNQAYAGYPQQGYDPNQGYDPNQGYAAQGQPYPADPNQAYAGGYAQPYYPEQAPAQAAYPAESDTWAQPAEALAPENLQPAAEELDIPAVSESASWQTPAEPTPSAEAAQEAEAPVTGDDDVLEVSADEVTDVESAPEPEASFAEPDSTLQAEPSQEVSAVAAEATDSLDLTSADFETPQASASAQESSEPIELGAEEVALLDAEPEPEPEAPVAAQPVVEAAPQPASEVVLEASFDDLSVEEAPAQPEPQPLQASVEEVSLDDVQPEAPAPAHDGWDSAPLAVDPTPAPAPASAGPQPFGPPPVPFEAEPPVEEISLTSSEEEIPLSASDMEEAPAPAIALAPPPPAASAAPVPEAETPTLEVSDFEMEPVSSPQAAAAPAETATPAEEPTFDVADLGAEAEPEPSPFTGNAEPPSLELRPVQVGPDLQADTIELSDDTGTSDSASMQPWDTGDASAQGEDGQASQARASIDVDLSGNPEDVVPLATNADLTPDMPSTGASWESSDRSLSLGTEPAQGQAQDDVIELTDANEELAQPPQPSTSAEDGWSTEATATPAPAPAAGLSAEWAAAATDTQSDWTQAAQAEAPAPAIAPEWGDASGQETPWTGSAAATPTEWGTIPAAEPTPAHVPSEWAGAEGETPAPATPSEWGASPGEAAASSTPSEWGTVPAEPAAEPTPSEWGTAPAELAAEPAPSEWGAAPTEPAAEPAPSEWGAAPAEAAAEPAPSEWGAAPAEAAAEPAPSEWGAAPTEPAAEPAPEWTTAEPAPEAQESQWAAPEASASSDWSAPAPEAEPVLEAMPGEQEQPWAAQPEASAQSEWSSTPEAPAAAEPAWEATPVEPAQASPERAEWAEPEPEWANEPPQADLFGPATEISKLAAEQEVHEAPPQPGLFGQTTEISKLSSEEQQREFTPEEVNWTASPPNLFDAPMADLNAGQPPVQHFEADPNAFGAPMQNLSEPEPSLDASVALPPPAPVEEVSMEPEPSIDVSFEDAPPPPPPAVAEELPVVDLAEAEFEEEPAVALPPPPPAQAVAAIPLPPPPPPPARMTAQPSAAPMAVPLPAPTPPRPATQPMGASAVAVPLPPAMPVVPMPPPPPAPARASFATRPPVAAPPPPPRAMPASDAAVVIEEASAFEPLGAPLAPSSGAPTSCFVEGEHRVIIHTVEGQVKRGIIRDVDLLDEAIALEQQTGFTPERIPGKRVKAIFFMLPAGARQPQADGQKIRVTFNDGRQVAGFSRDFKSGGQGFFLIPADNRTNTARIFVYRSSVQAVAEG
- a CDS encoding YceI family protein yields the protein MKTLLKSVVAAAVLAAPSLALAAAWEIDPAHSGAQFSVKHMMVSNVKGEFGKLAGTFNIDEKDITKSTVDVTIDATTINTRNEQRDNHLRSPDFFDVKNHPNITFKSTKVEKGADGKLKVTGNLTLHGVTKPVVLDVEGPTPEVKSPFGDTRIGASATTTLNRKDFGLNWNKAIETGGVVVGDEVRVSIDLEGVKKAPAAAPAAPVKK